The Clarias gariepinus isolate MV-2021 ecotype Netherlands chromosome 4, CGAR_prim_01v2, whole genome shotgun sequence genome window below encodes:
- the colec10 gene encoding collectin-10, with the protein MAGQKFLRKTLLLILFLVLCVSSGFSMDVCSNTILPGSKGDPGEVGDTGDEGRLGKTGPPGHTGVPGENGEKGDAGRSGKMGPSGEPGEAGETGSAGSAGSKGKTGSTCDCGRYRRHIGQTEINTNKLRNAIKFLKTVILGIKETEQKFYLLVREERKHRDAQLNCRLRGGTLALADNKNISTLLGSYISEAGLTHVLVGTGGEPEHSANATVSGRRCAQVASDGALSRAECDSEKFYICEFSKI; encoded by the exons ATGGCTGGACAGAAGTTCCTTAGGAAAACTCTCTTACTGATTTTGTTTCTGGTTCTTTGTGTTTCTTCAGGGTTCTCCATGGACGTTTGTTCGAACACCATTTTACCCGGGTCTAAAG GAGATCCCGGCGAGGTGGGCGATACAGGAGATGAGGGACGACTAGGGAAAACCGGTCCACCGGGACACACGG GTGTCCCGGGGGAGAACGGAGAGAAAGGAGATGCTGGGAGAAGTGGGAAAATGGGACCTTCAGGAGAGCCAG GAGAAGCAGGAGAGACAGGAAGCGCTGGATCCGCAGGGTCAAAGGGAAAAACgg GCTCTACGTGTGACTGCGGGAGGTACAGGCGACACATCGGGCAAACGGAAATCAACACCAACAAACTGAGAAATGCCATAAAGTTCCTGAAAACTG TGATCCTGGGCATTAAGGAGACGGAGCAGAAGTTTTACCTGCTGGTGAGGGAGGAGCGTAAACACCGAGATGCTCAGCTGAACTGCAGGCTGAGAGGTGGAACCCTGGCTCTGGCTGACAACAAGAACATCAGCACCCTTCTGGGTTCCTACATCAGCGAGGCAGGTCTCACTCACGTTCTAGTTGGAACTGGGGGAGAACCCGAGCACAGCGCGAATGCTACGGTTTCCGGCCGCAGGTGTGCACAGGTGGCGTCTGATGGAGCGTTGAGCCGGGCCGAGTGCGACAGCGAGAAGTTCTACATCTGTGAGTTCTCCAAGATCTAA